The Amycolatopsis camponoti genome segment AGTAGTGGAAGAGGCTGCCGGAGCTGATGCCCGCGGCCCGGCAGATGTCCGCCGTCGTCGTCCGCTCGAAGCCCTTCTCGGCGAAGCAGCCGGCGGCCGCGTCGACGATCGACGCGCGCTTGGCCGCGTGCTTGGCCGGGTCGACCGTCCTCATCGCTCGACCGGCGGCTCGTCGCGCCAGGGGTAGCCGTGCTCGGCGAAGGCGGGCGCCAGCTCGTGGTTGCGCAGGTCGGTCTTCTCGCGGACGATCTCCCGGCCGTCGGTCGTGCGCAGGACGAGCTCCTTGCCGTCGAGGTAGACGGCTTCGAGGTCGGCCTCGATGCGTCGGGTCTTGTCGCCGCGCACCAGCGTGACGCGGGTCGGCGACACCGTGACGACCAGGCGCTCGACCGCCCAGACCACGGCGAAGACCAGGCCGAGCACCAGCCCGCCGGCGACCGCGGCGAGCGTCGCCCACGGCTGCGGCAGCTTCGTGAGCACCTTGAACACGCCCTGGAACGGGAAGGCGTCGAGGCCGCTGACCCACGCGGCGATGGCCCACACGCCGACCCCGAGCGCGCCGCCGGCCAGCGGGCAGCCGACCCAGGACGCGGTGCGCAGCCACGACGGCTCGTCGACGGTCGTCTCCATGCCACCTATTATTAGACCGCGTGCTCGGTTTACGAAAGCCGAGGCTCAGACCAGCTCGTCGATGACCCCGCGGAGCACGGCCTCGAGGCCCGGGCCGTCCTCGGCGAGCCGGGACGAAACGAGCAGCTGGTCGTCGGCCGTGCGCAGCCAGATCGACCCGGCGACGGAGATCTCGATGACGTTCAGCCGGAACGGGTACGCGCGGCGCCCCAGCCGCACCTCGGCCTCGCGCACCAGCTGGCCGAGCCGCTCGCCGGCCACGATCTGGCGCCGGTAGAAGCCGGGCGCCCACGGCGTGCCGCCCGACGGCTCGCCCGCGCCGCGCAGGGCGGGCCCGCGCGCGTTGGCGAAGTGCCGGGCCGCGGCCGGGCCGAAGATGTCGAGCGCCTGCCGCATCGCCGAACCCTGCGCGAGCGCGGGCCTGCCGTAGCGGGAACGCGGGCTGCGCGGGTCCGGGTCTTCGCGGTTGCGGAGGAAGGCGAGGAGGTCGACCCACCAGTCGGCCCACTGCGCCTGGACGGCCGCGCGGTCGATTCCGGCCGGGACGTGCACCGGGACCTGCGGCTCCACGGGCGGCAGCACCTGTCCTTCGGAAACGGACAGGGCCAGGGCGTCACGGATGTACAGCGCGACGTCGATCTCGTTCTCGCTGCTCCAGCCGGCTCGCCAGGATGTCGTGTTTTCTAGGCGCACGGTTCAACAGTACGCGGAAAACCGCGCCTACCTGCGGAAGTCGGCAAGCAGAAACAAGCCTCAGGCTTCCCGGACCTGCTGCCACATCAAGAAGTACGCGCGGTGCACGACGTGCGCGACGCGGCTCTGCGCGGGCGTCGCACCGAAGGACGCGAAGGACCGCCACCAGCCCGCGCGTTCGAGGGCGTGCGCGGCCAGCTCCGGACGTGGCGCCCCCGGCTTGCCCAGCTGGGCCCCGATGTCGGCGTTGCTGCCCACCCGCAGCACCTCCTCGGACAGGTCCTCCGGCATGTCGACCGCGCCGGACGCGACCAGCGTCAGCGCTTCGAGCAGCCGCAGCTGGTGGGCTTCGGGCTTGGCGAGCAGCACCTCGATGGCGTCGTGGACGCGCTGGCGTTCGCCCGGGTCGCCGGAAGCGTGCGCGAGCGCGGTGACCGACGCCAGGGCCGCGGCCGCCTTGATGCCGTCGGCGCGGGCGGCGAACACGATCGACAGCCGCTGCCGCACCGCTTCCAGCCCGGACGCGTCGAGCAGCGAGCGCCGCAGCGCGCCCGCCGTGATCTCCGGTTCCTTGCGGATGGCCTCGACGGCGTGCGAGACGCCGAACAGGTCGAGCTTCTCCAGCAGCCGCAGCCGGGTCCCGGACGGGACGTCGCACTCCCAGCTGGTGAAGATGTCGGCCGAGATCAGCATGGTCTGCAGGACGTCGTCGTCGAGGTCGGCGAGCTGCCGCAGCGCCTCGGCGTCGGCGGAGGTGAACCCACCCGACTCCGCGGACTCGGCGATCAGCCCGATCACCGGCAGCACGTCGGCGACGCGCGGCTTCAACGTCGACGCCTGCTTCTCCGAGAGGATCGTCGCGGCCTTCCAGATGTCGCCGTCGGCGCCTTCGACGGACTCCGGCGCGATGGTGTCGGCCTTGTTCAGCACGGCGATGGCGTTGACCGGCCCGGCCTCGCGGCTCGCGGTGGCCGCGGTGAAGGCGGCGAGGGCCTGCTGGTCGTCCGCGCGGACGCCCTGGGTGACGACGTAGAGCACGGCTTCGGCGCCGGCGACGGCGTTGCGCGAGGTGTCGTCCAGCTCGTCCGAGCCTTCGTCGTCCTTGGCGTGCTTCGCGGCGCCCAGCAGCTGCTCGGTCCGCGACACCGAAGCGGCGTCGAGCGAACCGAGGCCGGGGGTGTCGATCACCGTCATGCCCTGGAGGACGGCGTTGGTCAGGTACGCCTCGATGTGCGACACCTGCTCGATGTCGACGCCCAGCTCGGCCGGGATCATCCCGTCGGCGGCGAAGGGGAGCACCTGCTTGCGGCCGTCGGTGAAGACGATCTCGACGCGGTCGACCGTGCCGTACTGGAACCGGGTCACCAGCCGCGTGCACTCACCGATGTCGGTGGGCGCGACCCGGCGCCCGATCAGCGCGTTGACCAGCGTCGACTTGCCCGACTTGATCCGCCCGGCCACGGCCACCTGCAGCGGCGCGCCGAGCCGGCGAAGCACTTCGGCGAAGCCGGCCGCGGTGCGCGCGGAGACCTGCGACTGCAGGCGGTGGCACAGGTTGGCCACCGACATCGACAGCGGTCCGGCGAGCCGGCTCTGCTCCGGTGACGTCACGGCCCCCAGCCCTCCCGTCGTACGGACATCCCCTGAATCGTGCCATGCACCTCATCCGCAGGTCGCACCGAAGGTGGTACCGGCGACCGACGCGCGTTCTCCGCCCCGCGACCTAGGGTTGCCTGGTGCGACGGCTGAGCCTCTGGATGCGTGCCCACCCCATGGCGGGCGACACGGTGCTGGCCGTCCTGCTCGGCCTGGTCGACATTCTGCTGTTCGTCGCCGACCAGTTCGCCGAGCTGCCGGAGCTGCCGCCCTGGTTCGTGGCGGTGCCGATCAACATCGCGATGGTCGCGCCGCTGGTGTTCCGGCGGCGGTCGCCGCTGTGGTCGGCCTACGTCGTGCTGGTCATCAGCATCGTGCACGCGACGCTGATGCTCGGCATCGGCAGCGCCGCCGGGCTGGCGATGAGCATCTACTCGGTCGTCGTCTACGCCGGGCGCCGGCAGGGGCTGATCTTCGTCGGGGCGGTGATCGTCTCGTCGGCCGTGCAGCTGGCACTGGAGCCGCTCGACGACGAGCTCGTCATCGCGATCCTGTTCCTCGCGTTCGGCATCGCCCTGTGCTGGACGCTCGGCGAGTTCGTCGGCGCCCGGCGCGCCTACGACGTGGAAGTGGAGGCCCGGTTGCACCTGCTCGAAACCGAACGGGACCAGGCCACCCGGATCGCGGTGGCCGAGGAGCGCGGGCGGATCGCGCGCGAGCTGCACGACGTCGTCGCGCACGCGGTGAGCGTCATGGTGGTGCAGGCCGACGGCGCGTCGTACGCGATCGAGAGCAACCCCGAGCTCGCGCGACGGGCCCTGCAAACGATTTCCGAGACCGGCCGCGGCGCGCTCGGCGAGCTGCGGCGCCTGCTCGACGTCCTCCGCAGCGACGACGCCGACGGCGAGCCGCGCGTCCCGCAGCCGGACGCGCACGCCCTCGCCGAGCTGGCCGACCGGATGCGCACCGCCGGGGTGCCGGTGGAGCTGGAGACGAACGAGCTCGGCGACCTGCCCGCCGGCGTCTCGCTGGGGATCTACCGGATCGTCCAGGAGTCGCTGACCAACACGCTCAAGCACGCCGGCCGCGGCGCGACCGCGTCGGTGCGGGTGCACCGCACCGGCGACCTGGTGGAGGTCCAGGTGTCCGACGACGGCGCGGGCCGCATCCCGCAGCTGACGCCGGCCGGCTCTTCGCAACGGCTGCCGGGCGGCAACGGCTTGATCGGCATGCGCGAACGCGCGCACGTGTACGGCGGGACATTGGACGTGGGCCCGGCTCCGGGCGGTGGGTGGCAGGTCCGTGCGGCCCTGCCGGTTAGGTTGGACAAGTGATCCGTGTCGTGGTCGTCGACGACCAGGAACTGATGCGCGTCGGGTTCCGGATGGTGCTGGGCGCGCAGGCCGACATCGACGTGGTCGGCGAGGCCGGCGACGGCGCGCAGGCCATCCGGATGGCCGAGGAGCTGCGCCCCGACGTCGTGCTGATGGACGTCCGCATGCCGGTGCTCGACGGCGTCGAGGCGACCAAGCGCATCGTCGCCGCCGGCACCGCGCGCGTGCTGGTGATGACGACGTTCGACCTCGACGAGTACGTCTATTCGGCGCTGCAGGGCGGGGCGAGCGGGTTCCTGCTCAAGGACACCCAGCCCGGCCACCTGGTGTCGGCCCTGCGAGCGGTCGCTTCGGGCGACGCGGTGGTGTCGCCCTCGGTGACCCGCCGTCTCCTCGACCGCTTCGTCGGCACCGGCGGCGCGCCGATGCGGGACACCGCCGAGCTGGACGTGCTCACCGACCGCGAGCGCGAGGTGCTCGTGCTGATCGCCAAGGGCATGTCGAACCTGGAGATCGCCGAGACGCTGTTCCTGTCGGAGGCGACGGTGAAGACGCACGTCGGGCGGATCCTGGCGAAGCTGGAGCTGCGGGACCGGGTGCAGGCCGTGGTCCTGGCCTACGAAACCGGTCTCGCGCGCCCCGGCTTGGCTTGAGCTTCAGCGGAAGTCGTCCGGTGGGGTCGTCAGCGGGTCCTTGCCCGCGTTGCGGACTTCGGTGAGCCAGCGGCCGAAGTCCGGGCGGTCGCCGTCGACGTCGGTGTAGCCGTACTCCTTCATCAGCGTCCACGACGCCAGCGTCTGCCCGGCGAAGCGCGCGACGTCCGGGTCCTGCGCCAGCGCCGCGACACCGCGCGCGAGCAGGTACGGCGTCTCGGAGATCTTGAAGTCCACCGGCGCGAGCTTGCCGACGGCGTCGCGCCAGTCGTCCTCGGTCACCTCGAAGTGGTCGAGCATCGACTCCGAACGCAGGAAGCCCGGCGTCACCGCGAGGCCGACGCAGTCGTTCTTCTTCAGCTCCACGCCCAGCGCCCGGCCGAGCGCGCGGATGCCGCACTTGGCCAGGTAGTAGGGGAGACCCGCGCCGACGTAGTCGTCGTTGTCGCCGTCGGTCACCTCGAGCACCAGGCCGCGACGCGCGACCACCAGCGGCAGCAGCTTGTGCAACGCGATGAGGTGCGTGTCGAGCGCGTTGTGCGTCAGGTTCAGCGCGTCTTCCAGCGGCGTCTCCCAGAACGGCGCGTCGAAGTGGAAGTACATGTCGCCGCCCCAGACGTCATCGACCAGGATGTCGATTCCGTCCACTTCGGACTCGATGCGCGCCTTCAGGGCGTCCACATCGGACACCGACGTGAAGTCGCAGCGGACGACCACGGCCTCGCCACCCGCTGCCTCGACGAGTTCGCCCGTCTCTTCGATCGTCTCCGGGCGCTTCAGCGGTGACGCCGTTTCGCGCGTCGTGCGGCCGGTGACGTACACCGTCGCGCCCGCGCGGCCCAGCTCCACAGCGATCGCGCGTCCGCAGCCCCGGGTCGCCCCCGTGACCACGGCTACCTTGCCCTGCAAGCTCATGAATCCTCCCGTCCCCGCCACGCGGACAGCACCGCGTCGACGTCCTCCGCCAGCCGGTCGGCCAGCCGCCCGTGCGGCCGGATCGACCAGTCGATCGACACCCCGTTGATCACGTCCAGCACGACCCGTGCCGCGCGCGGCACGCTCGGCGCGTGCGGCAACGACGAGGCCGCCGCCCGCACGAGCCGTCGCAGTTCTTCTTCGACCGCCGTGAAGTGCTCGCCCAGCAGCGACCGCAGCACCGGGTCGCCGATGTCCACGCCGAGCTGGCCCAGGTGGTTCGCCGCTTCTTCGGCGTCACCCAGCACCTCGTAGACCGACACCGCGGCGGCGCGCAGGCCGTCGACCGGGTCGTCCGCCCGCTCGGCGCGCTCGCGCATCAGCTCGACCGCCCGCTGGGTGTTGCGCCGGCTGACCGCCTGCAGCAGGCCGCTCTTCGAGCCGAACCGCTGCGCGACCGTGCCGACCGAAACCCCCGCCTCCGAAGCGACCTGCGCGAGCGTGAAACCGGGGCCGCAGCGGCCGATCACGGTCTCCGCCGCACTCAGCAAGCGCTCGTCGGTGATGCTCCTCGGCCGGGCCACCCAGTTATTGAACCATAGTTCATTAATGCCGTCGAATCAGGGTCGTCTCAGGGTCATCACGGATCGCGCATCGGCCGAAGAGCCAGCAAGGTACTACTCAGGTAGGGGGCCCGGTTCGGTCTCCAGGGTGACGCGCGAACCGGCTCCGACCCGCGACGATGAACGCGTCGTAAGCGA includes the following:
- a CDS encoding YqeB family protein — its product is METTVDEPSWLRTASWVGCPLAGGALGVGVWAIAAWVSGLDAFPFQGVFKVLTKLPQPWATLAAVAGGLVLGLVFAVVWAVERLVVTVSPTRVTLVRGDKTRRIEADLEAVYLDGKELVLRTTDGREIVREKTDLRNHELAPAFAEHGYPWRDEPPVER
- a CDS encoding dynamin family protein — its product is MSVANLCHRLQSQVSARTAAGFAEVLRRLGAPLQVAVAGRIKSGKSTLVNALIGRRVAPTDIGECTRLVTRFQYGTVDRVEIVFTDGRKQVLPFAADGMIPAELGVDIEQVSHIEAYLTNAVLQGMTVIDTPGLGSLDAASVSRTEQLLGAAKHAKDDEGSDELDDTSRNAVAGAEAVLYVVTQGVRADDQQALAAFTAATASREAGPVNAIAVLNKADTIAPESVEGADGDIWKAATILSEKQASTLKPRVADVLPVIGLIAESAESGGFTSADAEALRQLADLDDDVLQTMLISADIFTSWECDVPSGTRLRLLEKLDLFGVSHAVEAIRKEPEITAGALRRSLLDASGLEAVRQRLSIVFAARADGIKAAAALASVTALAHASGDPGERQRVHDAIEVLLAKPEAHQLRLLEALTLVASGAVDMPEDLSEEVLRVGSNADIGAQLGKPGAPRPELAAHALERAGWWRSFASFGATPAQSRVAHVVHRAYFLMWQQVREA
- a CDS encoding sensor histidine kinase, with translation MRAHPMAGDTVLAVLLGLVDILLFVADQFAELPELPPWFVAVPINIAMVAPLVFRRRSPLWSAYVVLVISIVHATLMLGIGSAAGLAMSIYSVVVYAGRRQGLIFVGAVIVSSAVQLALEPLDDELVIAILFLAFGIALCWTLGEFVGARRAYDVEVEARLHLLETERDQATRIAVAEERGRIARELHDVVAHAVSVMVVQADGASYAIESNPELARRALQTISETGRGALGELRRLLDVLRSDDADGEPRVPQPDAHALAELADRMRTAGVPVELETNELGDLPAGVSLGIYRIVQESLTNTLKHAGRGATASVRVHRTGDLVEVQVSDDGAGRIPQLTPAGSSQRLPGGNGLIGMRERAHVYGGTLDVGPAPGGGWQVRAALPVRLDK
- a CDS encoding response regulator gives rise to the protein MIRVVVVDDQELMRVGFRMVLGAQADIDVVGEAGDGAQAIRMAEELRPDVVLMDVRMPVLDGVEATKRIVAAGTARVLVMTTFDLDEYVYSALQGGASGFLLKDTQPGHLVSALRAVASGDAVVSPSVTRRLLDRFVGTGGAPMRDTAELDVLTDREREVLVLIAKGMSNLEIAETLFLSEATVKTHVGRILAKLELRDRVQAVVLAYETGLARPGLA
- a CDS encoding SDR family NAD(P)-dependent oxidoreductase, whose amino-acid sequence is MSLQGKVAVVTGATRGCGRAIAVELGRAGATVYVTGRTTRETASPLKRPETIEETGELVEAAGGEAVVVRCDFTSVSDVDALKARIESEVDGIDILVDDVWGGDMYFHFDAPFWETPLEDALNLTHNALDTHLIALHKLLPLVVARRGLVLEVTDGDNDDYVGAGLPYYLAKCGIRALGRALGVELKKNDCVGLAVTPGFLRSESMLDHFEVTEDDWRDAVGKLAPVDFKISETPYLLARGVAALAQDPDVARFAGQTLASWTLMKEYGYTDVDGDRPDFGRWLTEVRNAGKDPLTTPPDDFR
- a CDS encoding TetR/AcrR family transcriptional regulator, with amino-acid sequence MARPRSITDERLLSAAETVIGRCGPGFTLAQVASEAGVSVGTVAQRFGSKSGLLQAVSRRNTQRAVELMRERAERADDPVDGLRAAAVSVYEVLGDAEEAANHLGQLGVDIGDPVLRSLLGEHFTAVEEELRRLVRAAASSLPHAPSVPRAARVVLDVINGVSIDWSIRPHGRLADRLAEDVDAVLSAWRGREDS